A genomic window from Motacilla alba alba isolate MOTALB_02 unplaced genomic scaffold, Motacilla_alba_V1.0_pri HiC_scaffold_34, whole genome shotgun sequence includes:
- the RPS18 gene encoding 40S ribosomal protein S18 has translation MSLVIPEKFQHILRVLNTNIDGRRKIAFAITAIKGVGRRYAHVVLRKADIDLTKRAGELTEDEVERVITIMQNPRQYKIPDWFLNRQKDVKDGKYSQVLANGLDNKLREDLERLKKIRAHRGLRHFWGLRVRGQHTKTTGRRGRTVGVSKKK, from the exons ATG TCGCTGGTGATCCCCGAGAAGTTCCAGCACATCCTGCGCGTGCTGAACACCAACATCGACGGGCGCCGCAAGATCGCCTTCGCCATCACCGCCATCAAG ggCGTGGGGCGGCGCTACGCGCACGTGGTGCTGCGCAAGGCCGACATCGACCTGACCAAGCGCGCCGGGGAGCTCACCGAGGAcgag gtGGAGAGGGTGATCACCATCATGCAGAACCCGCGGCAGTACAAGATCCCGGACTGGTTCCTCAACAGGCAGAAGGACGTCAAGGATGGCAAATACTCCCAG GTCCTGGCCAACGGGCTGGACAACAAACTGCGCGAGGACCTGGAGCGCCTCAAGAAGATCCGCGCGCACCGCGGCCTGCGCCACTTCTGGGG gctgAGGGTGCGCGGGCAGCACACCAAGACCaccgggcggcgcggccgcaCCGTCGGCGTCTCCAAGAAAAAATGA